A DNA window from Aspergillus nidulans FGSC A4 chromosome I contains the following coding sequences:
- a CDS encoding ATP-dependent RNA helicase ECM16 (transcript_id=CADANIAT00007363), with the protein MPKFVPRQRKQKHRQQAANAAVDTNAAEIQPLSKSEREARKEKLREELRAQHTKISAKKQKRLDKYIENKLKKEENTALLKKLAQSKVEVTGLQSSKELGKRKREDDEAPRLTADAAEERNAPEYSSDETDDDLSGLKSDATGKGQQEQKASTLMNGIGLKRPLELGPDGFPILKKRKRAPKAAPKAPLNEIPWEGFDSDDEDKEEEIGPGIDAKSEEEGTGSDDSSESESEVDDNGDSGSDEDEDRKDEEDEDEDEDEDVDDDEDEDEDDEKEDDDDEDEDENNTDGRIKPRQSAFKSWARQQINEVVGFKPTSGPITTEPQVIPKSALPVRAVEEEPLPLELQVTKGNPYRKAFSVQVDRPEHIQEARLKLPVVGEEQKIMEAIHNNSAIVIWGATGSGKTTQLPQFLFESGYGNPESGNPGMIGVTQPRRVAAVSMAKRVGDELGQFSSQVSYQIRFESTASSKTAIKFMTDGILIREIAEDFSLSKYSIIVIDEAHERSVNTDILIGMVSRIVDLRKTMSEEDPSVKPLKLVIMSATLRISDFTQNASLFRQGPPPLVQAEGRQYPVTIHFSRRTHRDYVEEAFRKVSRGHRKLPPGAILVFLTGQNEIRQLSKRLKQAFKPTQRGEVTNAKVQISANEAPLEAEDLEIGEADITNTANTNAYGYDDDDSDLEITGLDDPEEDEEFNVGEEGEEAMDSSTKVHVLPLYSQLPTKEQLRVFEPPPEGSRLIVLATNVAETSLTIPGIRYVFDCGRAKEKQYDLETGVQKFQINWISKASANQRAGRAGRTGPGHCYRLYSSAIYEGEFAEYTDPEILRTPIEGVVLQMKSMGLHNVINFPFPTPPSRQGLAKAEKLLKNLGALTADGKITPVGNSLSTYPLSPRFGKMVYVGHQHGCMPYVIALVAALAVGDLFVPENQIDPHPGKEDNEDNGVYKNSDRLEDTARTQGGYAA; encoded by the exons ATGCCGAAGTTTGTTCCTCGacaaagaaagcagaagcatcGGCAGCAGGCCGCGAATGCCGCAGTCGACACCAATGCGGCGGAGATCCAGCCTCTTTCCAAGAGTGAGAGGgaagccaggaaggagaAATTGCGGGAAGAACTGAGGGCACAACATACGAAAATATCTgcaaagaagcagaagcgctTAGACAAATATATT GAAAATAAActcaagaaagaagagaacacTGCGCTGCTCAAGAAACTTGCGCAGTCAAAAGTTGAAGTTACCGGTCTACAGAGCTCTAAGGAGCTCGGGAAGCGCAAGagagaggatgatgaggccCCGCGACTCACGGCTGACGCCGCCGAAGAGCGCAATGCGCCAGAGTATTCTAGCGATGAAACAGACGATGATCTATCTGGATTAAAATCGGACGCTACTGGGAAAgggcagcaggagcagaaagCATCGACCCTGATGAACGGTATTGGGTTAAAACGTCCTCTTGAACTTGGTCCGGATGGCTTCCCGATTCTCAAAAAGCGAAAGCGTGCACCGAAGGCAGCACCGAAAGCTCCATTAAATGAGATACCATGGGAGGGTTTCGAttccgacgacgaggataaggaagaagagatcggACCTGGTATCGACGCaaaaagcgaagaagagggcacGGGCTCCGATGATTCTTCTGAATCAGAGAGTGAAGTTGACGACAACGGCGATAGTGGtagtgatgaagatgaagacagaaaagatgaggaggatgaagacgaagacgaagacgaagacgtagatgatgatgaggacgaggatgaagacgacgagaaagaggatgatgatgacgaagacgaagacgaaaatAACACTGATGGACGAATTAAGCCCCGACAATCAGCCTTCAAATCATGGGCCAGACAACAAATCAATGAAGTTGTAGGCTTTAAGCCCACATCCGGTCCAATAACGACTGAGCCACAAGTCATCCCCAAATCCGCACTTCCAGTCAGAGCTGTGGAGGAAGAGCCACTACCTCTAGAACTCCAAGTCACAAAGGGCAACCCGTACCGGAAAGCCTTCAGTGTTCAAGTCGACCGTCCCGAACATATTCAAGAAGCCCGTCTCAAACTCCCCGTTGTTGGCGAAGAGCAAAAGATCATGGAAGCAATCCATAACAACTCTGCCATCGTGATATGGGGAGCCACAGGAAGCGGTAAAACAACACAGCTTCCGCAATTTCTGTTTGAGTCTGGCTATGGGAATCCTGAGAGCGGGAATCCTGGTATGATTGGAGTCACTCAACCCCGTCGAGTTGCTGCAGTTAGTATGGCAAAGCGAGTGGGTGATGAACTAGGCCAGTTTTCCTCACAAGTCTCTTATCAGATTCGCTTTGAGAGCACTGCAAGCAGCAAGACAGCCATCAAGTTCATGACGGATGGTATTCTTATTCGCGAAATCGCTGAAGATTTTTCCCTGAGCAAGTACTCCATCATCGTTATTGATGAAGCCCACGAGCGCAGCGTCAACACAGACATCCTAATAGGTATGGTAAGCCGCATCGTCGACCTGCGCAAAACCATGAGCGAAGAAGACCCATCAGTCAAACCTCTGAAACTGGTAATCATGTCTGCAACTTTACGCATCTCCGACTTCACACAGAACGCTAGTCTCTTCCGCCAAGGCCCGCCACCTCTTGTCCAGGCTGAGGGACGCCAGTATCCTGTCACCATCCACTTCTCCCGACGTACGCATCGTGATTATGTCGAAGAGGCCTTTAGGAAGGTCTCAAGAGGGCACCGTAAACTCCCCCCAGGAGCAATTCTTGTGTTCCTGACCGGCCAAAATGAGATTAGACAGCTCTCCAAGCGGTTGAAGCAGGCCTTCAAGCCAACGCAACGAGGGGAGGTGACTAACGCCAAAGTGCAAATTTCGGCAAACGAAGCACCACTAGAGGCAGAGGACCTTGAAATCGGCGAAGCCGACATCACAAATACCGCCAATACCAACGCCTACGGatacgacgacgacgacagcgaccTGGAGATCACAGGTCTCGATGACcccgaggaagacgaagaattCAACGTTGGCgaagagggtgaggaagCCATGGATTCATCCACAAAGGTACACGTATTGCCTCTCTACTCACAACTCCCCACCAAGGAACAACTCCGCGTGTTCGAACCGCCACCTGAAGGTTCCCGCCTTATCGTGCTAGCAACCAACGTTGCTGAAACCTCTCTTACGATTCCAGGCATCCGGTATGTTTTCGACTGCGGCCGTGCAAAGGAGAAACAGTATGATCTGGAGACAGGGGTACAGAAATTTCAGATCAACTGGATCAGCAAGGCCAGTGCAAACCAGCGTGCCGGTCGTGCCGGTCGAACTGGGCCTGGCCACTGCTACAGACTGTATTCGTCTGCTATATATGAGGGCGAGTTTGCAGAATACACAGATCCGGAAATCTTGCGGACGCCCATCGAGGGGGTTGtcctgcagatgaagagcaTGGGTCTCCACAATGTTATTAACTTCCCTTTTCCTACACCACCCAGCCGTCAGGGTCTAGCAAAAGCCGAGAAACTTTTGAAGAATCTAGGCGCTCTCACAGCCGATGGCAAGATCACACCTGTCGGGAACAGCCTCTCCACATACCCTCTCTCACCCCGATTCGGCAAAATGGTCTACGTTGGCCACCAACACGGCTGTATGCCCTACGTCATTGCCCTTGTCGCCGCTCTAGCAGTGGGAGACCTCTTCGTACCGGAGAATCAAATCGATCCCCATCCAGGCAAGGAAGACAATGAAGATAATGGCGTTTATAAGAACTCAGACCGTCTTGAAGATACAGCAC GCACTCAAGGAGGCTACGCAGCTTAG
- the cwc21 gene encoding U2-type spliceosomal complex subunit CWC21 (transcript_id=CADANIAT00007364), with the protein MSSNVGLSTPRGSGTSGYVQKNHAFLRPRNTGAGAPYPSPSSSSKDGSESSFKQRQPDRAILEHEMKREIEVKVLEERERLEDINERVEEGKGREGEKVRSEEEIEKICDELRERLTREMEDRKNGNGRNDGRNRDGKGKRGFKAYQVHELAEAKIKESERLRRALGIRDLDEQGGGGGGGGSSSARAEVERRREKERERERERPSFTSFLCMTFLAGNGQPVLPTSPTNDGITKQARLSGTPPNDSIFPIGFPYSMSGVPCASAESCNPLGVTSGYILIFGTSPATTEGTDCSFSLMSDVLMGASRDRKSVM; encoded by the exons ATGTCCTCAAATGTCGGCCTTTCCACCCCGCGCGGCAGCGGCACATCAGGCTATGTACAGAAAAACCACGCCTTCTTGCGCCCGCGCAACACCGGCGCAGGTGCACCATATCCAtccccttcttcatcctcaaaaGACGGATCCGAGTCCTCCTTCAAGCAGCGGCAACCAGATAGAGCTATCCTAGAGCACGAAATGAAGCGCGAGATTGAGGTCAAGGTCCTCGAGGAGCGCGAACGGTTAGAGGATATAAATGAGCgagtggaagaggggaagggcAGAGAGGGGGAGAAGGTGCgaagtgaggaagagatcgAGAAGATCTGTGATGAGCTGAGGGAAAGATTGACAAGGGAAATGGAGGATAGGAAGAACGGCAATGGGAGAAATGATGGGAGGAATAGGGATGGGAAGGGCAAGAGGGGTTTTAAGGCCTATCAAGTGCATGAGCTTGCGGAGGCGAAGATTAAGGAGAGTGAGCGTTTGAGGAGGGCGCTTGGAATCCGGGATCTGGATGAGCAGGggggcggtggtggtggtggtggcagTAGTAGTGCGAGGGCGGAAGTtgagaggaggagggagaaggaaagggagagggaaagggaaagg CCTTCCTTCACGTCCTTTCTCTGTATGACCTTCTTGGCCGGCAACGGCCAGCCCGTGCTCCCTACTTCTCCAACCAATGACGGAATTACGAAGCAAGCTCGTCTCTCCGGTACGCCACCGAACGATTCAATTTTCCCAATCGGCTTCCCGTACTCAATGAGCGGCGTTCCGTGCGCCAGCGCCGAGAGCTGCAACCCGCTCGGCGTGACAAGCGGGTACATCCTGATTTTTGGCACGTCGCCCGCCACAACCGAGGGCACGGACTGCT CCTTTTCGTTGATGTCTGACGTGCTTATGGGGGCATCACGGGACCGGAAGAGTGTAATGTAG
- a CDS encoding mRNA-binding protein PUF3 (transcript_id=CADANIAT00007365) yields MQPSALNERTRGAHGRISSGLGGNSSWGMSDIWRNNMDDSVARSTIEGISGSSSLLPSSESDGWDIRRNVPWPSRAQGNGMATSPVQNRSNDLGGVLVDGNDASSYFTQSVSSTLGPSPGTGQVTYLDSGSERISPAGETSAMGNRVLFNNNDRRSVGLTGTAGTAAYPAQSGFATPLESARSEHKGTMSMSSMQTLADNIQRGQIRNGYAHSSHNSTSNASQRPNHAAFPSFCSDTPFPNRYGNNPTELSTSLERMQMSETPNATSRPPYVSHASLDTSLSRLRHQVSRDEDSYQAAQGYGNEFLPQNPALAYQIAQSPHIRERDIVTYGDYPLNGAYYNGRPAGSNSGGRYRHGFANNAQENQLPGLQGRLREDIPVESPYQVSHMLARQRQFTPAYDYGYQSPAALASIYPVAQLNATALTTRLPSREHGSPQESWGPVLADFRLHGKNKRFELKDIYGHIVEFSGDQYGSRFLQQKIETANSDEKDRVFREILPNFLQLAQDIFGNYVAQKLYEHGNQTQKKMMTEDMRSKVVKLSLSPYGCRVVQKALEHVLTDQQAWLVREIQPQVLECVESQHGNHVIQKVFEYVPTQYTKGLVDSFRGQVERQSTHSYGCRVIQRMLEFCEDVDRRFILAEIRACAPRLIEDQYGNYVIQHIIQSGEEEDRSFMIEMVKQKLLWYSKHKFASNVVEKSIEFGNEAQRQDIITRLTAKTEGHETQLIELMADQYGNYVFQKVLGHLSGVERAALVDRIKPLLVHLKKSNCGKQIAAIEKLIGDSSPSPNPAIPASNHASSTTPPNSHKSSPQPVKRAVEERFVATPPTPPPTDNQSNGEGTAVSAELTGPMQ; encoded by the exons ATGCAGCCTTCGGCCCTCAACGAACGGACTCGAGGAGCTCATGGGCGCATCAGCAGCGGTTTGGGTGGCAATTCGAGCTGGGGAATGAGCGACATTTGGAGGAACAATATGGATG ACTCTGTTGCGCGGTCTACGATAGAAGGAATCTCTGGTTCTAGCTCCCTTCTACCATCATCTGAGTCTGATGGTTGGGACATTCGGCGGAACGTCCCCTGGCCGTCGAGGGCACAAGGCAATGGGATGGCCACATCTCCTGTCCAGAATCGCTCTAATGACCTTGGTGGTGTTCTCGTGGACGGCAACGACGCCTCGAGTTATTTTACACAATCAGTTTCGTCTACTTTGGGTCCGTCACCGGGAACGGGACAAGTGACTTATTTGGATTCTGGCTCTGAGCGGATTTCTCCTGCAGGAGAAACGAGCGCTATGGGGAACCGTGTTCTATTTAATAATAACGACAGAAGGAGTGTAGGCCTCACCGGTACCGCTGGCACGGCGGCTTACCCGGCACAATCAGGATTCGCAACACCCTTGGAGAGCGCAAGGTCAGAGCACAAGGGGACAATGAGTATGTCTTCTATGCAGACACTGGCGGATAATATCCAACGAGGGCAAATCCGCAATGGCTATGCTCATTCATCTCACAATTCGACTTCCAATGCTTCTCAGAGACCCAACCATGCCGCTTTCCCCTCATTTTGCTCGGATACTCCGTTTCCCAACCGGTATGGGAACAATCCTACGGAGCTGAGCACCAGCCTCGAAAGAATGCAAATGAGTGAGACACCCAACGCCACAAGCCGTCCACCTTATGTGTCTCACGCGTCATTGGATACGTCGTTATCCCGACTGAGACACCAGGTTTCACGCGACGAGGATAGTTACCAAGCCGCACAAGGCTACGGTAACGAGTTCCTTCCGCAGAACCCCGCGCTGGCGTACCAGATAGCGCAATCACCCCACATCAGAGAGCGAGATATTGTTACATACGGTGACTATCCTCTGAATGGAGCTTATTATAACGGACGTCCTGCTGGTTCGAACTCCGGGGGTCGTTATCGGCATGGTTTCGCCAATAATGCCCAAGAGAATCAGCTTCCAGGGTTGCAGGGTAGACTGCGTGAAGATATACCGGTGGAATCACCCTACCAAGTGTCCCATATGCTCGCACGTCAGCGACAGTTCACTCCCGCCTATGATTATGGCTATCAATCTCCGGCCGCTCTGGCAAGCATCTACCCTGTGGCGCAACTGAATGCGACAGCTCTCACTACCCGTCTTCCCTCTCGTGAGCACGGTTCTCCTCAAGAATCATGGGGTCCTGTCCTGGCAGATTTCAGGCTGCACGGCAAAAATAAGAGATTTGAGCTTAAG GACATATATGGCCACATTGTAGAATTCAGCGGTGATCAGTACGGTTCTCGATTCCTGCAGCAAAAAATCGAGACGGCCAACAGCGATGAGAAGGACCGTGTGTTCCGCGAGATCTTGCCCAACTTCCTGCAACTGGCCCAGGACATCTTCGGTAACTACGTCGCCCAGAAACTGTACGAACATGGCAACCAGACACAGAAAAAGATGATGACGGAGGATATGAGGTCGAAGGTTGTTAAGTTATCCCTATCCCCGTATGGCTGCCGCGTGGTCCAAAAG GCTTTGGAACACGTTCTTACCGACCAGCAAGCCTGGTTAGTGAGAGAGATTCAGCCCCAAGTCCTCGAGTGTGTTGAGAGCCAGCATGGGAACCATGTGATACAGAAAGTCTTCGAATACGTTCCCACTCAGTATACAAAAGGCTTGGTCGACTCCTTCAGGGGCCAGGTGGAGAGGCAATCGACTCACTCTTACGGGTGCCGCGTTATCCAGAGAATGCTTGAATTTTGTGAAGATGTTGATCGCAGATTCATACTTGCTGAGATTCGTGCCTGTGCTCCAAGGCTTATTGAAGATCAGTATGGCAACTATGTGATTCAACATATAATTCAatctggcgaggaagaggatcggTCGTTCATGATTGAGATGGTCAAGCAAAAGCTTCTCTGGTATTCGAAGCACAAATTCGCCAGCAATGTTGTCGAGAAAAGCATTGAGTTTGGAAATGAGGCCCAACGCCAAGACATCATCACGAGGCTGACAGCAAAGACGGAGGGCCATGAAACCCAGCTCATTGAGTTAATGGCTGATCAATACGGGAATTATGTGTTTC AAAAGGTTCTTGGTCATCTCAGTGGCGTGGAGCGGGCTGCGCTTGTGGATCGCATCAAACCGTTGCTGGTGCATCTAAAGAAATCTAACTGTGGCAAGCAAATTGCGGCGATCGAAAAGCTCATTGGAGACTCGAGTCCAAGTCCAAATCCTGCGATTCCTGCTTCCAACCATGCTTCATCGACCACACCACCCAACTCTCACAAATCTTCCCCGCAGCCTGTGAAGCGCGCAGTTGAAGAGCGCTTTGTGGCGACACCACCCACACCACCACCGACCGACAACCAGAGCAACGGCGAAGGCACTGCTGTGTCTGCTGAGCTCACTGGCCCCATGCAATAA